In Solanum lycopersicum chromosome 3, SLM_r2.1, the genomic stretch TATTGGTAACAGTTTAATGAAGTCAACAACAAAAACTAATAAATCACAtcctttcaaagaaaaaattacaacttATAGGTACATAAATCTTTCAAATGGATACAATATATAGCgttgaaaacattaaaaagggATTAATATATTAATGGCTAAAAAATCCAAACactgatacattaaaaagagggtTGGATACATTAATGGAGGGTTCAAATACATTAACAATCAAAAATGAAAGCActgatatattaaaaagaggATCAATTACATGTgttagatacattaaaaagagggtTGAGTACATTAATGGAACATCAGATACATCAATGACATTTTTgccttaaaagaaaaatgagaaatttttgAAGATTTACAAAACTTAATAATCAGgaataatgataataagtaaCTAAAAGGTAAAATTTGTGTAATTATTCCAAAACTAATCCTAATAGATATTTCTTATAAAAGTTTGATCACTATATAATACTGCATTGTCTGTTAGTGATTATTACACACTTGTTTCTTTATATCTCTGGAGCTCTCatattttgctcctttaataaTTTGAATCTACAATCTTTTAAAGTTTAACACCTGAGTGAAATGGGGAAAATTATTAATATCCCAAAATCATATAAACTTTGGTATTTAAAAAGTGAACAATATATGTATTGTATTAAAACTAATCTCAGCAGAAACAAACCAAATATGATAAAGAAAAGCCAATAACAACCTAACTAACTATTTAATACTTTTAACGATCGAAACATCTAAAGTTGATACGATTTTTCATTATTACTAAAAGAAGGAGCGACAATCACTGATGAATAAACCTTTGAACTTCCCTGTAATTGAATCGCACAgatctcttctttatttatacTTTCTTCAACTAATACCACCTCCTCTGTTTCTAAACattcattattttgatatttccCTGCAAATTTCTTCATGATGGCATGTTTCATAAGTTGATATAATCTTGGATTTTTTTCCAACAAACTGTAATTCTCTTCATTAGGTTTAAAGATTCCATGGTTGTTGAAATTTGTTTTCGCGTTTTTCCCACGAAGAAGACGTGCAGCACTATCATAAGCCATAGCAGCTTCCTCTGCTTTGTCAAAAGTACCAAGCCACAGCCTGAGTTTTTGTGAAGTTTGTTTGATTTCAGCAACCCATCTGCCTGATGGCCTTTGTCTAACTCCAATAAATCTCTTTCCATCATTTGAGGAAATtggatttattttttgttggatGTTTTTGGATGAGTTGTTTAAGGACTTTGATGGGGATTGTGAGTTTTCCATTCTAATACTTAGTTAGACAGGAGATTAGAAGGGGTTTAGTTTTATGATTAGGTGGTTGGGGAAACTAATAttggtttttttttgtatataatggAATGTTGATTGTCCTTATTTGGATATTTTAGTAGTTGAAAgagtaatatttattataaaaatacgTGTTATAAATGACGTCATCATTGataccaaaatacaaaaaattgcGCTCTCAATTTATAAATTAGGTTTCATTGATCATATCATTCCGTTTGAACTCATTTAACATATTGCTTAGTGTAAATCCAAATAAGATTAGTTACTAAAGCATTTAAGGATATTTACATAAAGTGTTGttattaatattcatattatatcattGTTGTTAATGTTTTTGAACAAGGTAAAACTAGAATGAGAAAATTGATTTTAGAATTCTATCAATTTACAAGGCAGAACAGTAAAATCATTATatcaatcattattttcttgataaatgtGTTAAGTAAAAATGAACAAGTAGTTAGGGATAAAACaatagtatttttaaattattataagttAGCTATGATATGAAAAATTGATAATAGAGCTGAAATGTTGAAACATTAGGTGCTAAActacaaataatatttgtcaTGCCTTGTTATAGGATTaacttaaaatgataaaaggttAATGCCCTTGGCTAAGTACTTCCAAGAGccaacaaacaaacaaaaattaattcatcaaaAGTCCAAAAATGAATAGAGCTCTTTAGTGTTTCTTTCTGATTATTAGACTTCACTCTCTCTCCTCTCAGAAAGAtgaaaaactaatattttgttgttgtcaCATAGTGTATGTCTTTGTTAGTCTCTTAGAACATTCTCATTTTAATACTCTCATACTCCGATTCTCATTAATTGTACTTTTAACAGGTGCTTACGTAAAACTGTTGGTGGAATTTGTCATGCACTGTTCAAAATAATCCTCACATTGTTGATTGTTCCAATATTTATGGTTTAGATATTGCTGCAGAAATTCTGGTTAGTGTCCCCATGGGGTATCTGCTATCTCTGATCAACATGTAAAGTAGTTGAGGTGCGCTCAAAATGACCAGTAGTTTCAAAAGAAAATGCGCAACCAAGAAAATAGAGCTAATTTTTTTGTACTTCCGAAGAAAATGAGATTTCTTATCTTTTTaacattcaataatatttttggattttataagCAAATAATAcaagttcttttttattttgtttttcacGTGGTGTCCCACAC encodes the following:
- the LOC101245636 gene encoding ethylene-responsive transcription factor ERN3-like, producing MENSQSPSKSLNNSSKNIQQKINPISSNDGKRFIGVRQRPSGRWVAEIKQTSQKLRLWLGTFDKAEEAAMAYDSAARLLRGKNAKTNFNNHGIFKPNEENYSLLEKNPRLYQLMKHAIMKKFAGKYQNNECLETEEVVLVEESINKEEICAIQLQGSSKVYSSVIVAPSFSNNEKSYQL